One Panthera leo isolate Ple1 chromosome B1, P.leo_Ple1_pat1.1, whole genome shotgun sequence DNA window includes the following coding sequences:
- the NDUFC1 gene encoding NADH dehydrogenase [ubiquinone] 1 subunit C1, mitochondrial, with translation MAPPALLRPFSKLLAPARIPSGSSARSKFYVREPAHDGPDWLKVGLTLGTSVFLWIYLIKQHNEDVLEYKRRNGLE, from the exons ATGGCGCCGCCCGCGTTGTTGCGCCCGTTTTCCAAGCTGCTGGCTCCGGCCAGGATCCCAAGTGGCT CTTCAGCGCGATCAAAATTCTACGTGCGGGAGCCGGCACATGACGGACCTGACTGGCTGAAAGTTGGACTGACCTTGGGCACCTCCGTCTTCTTGTGGATCTAT CTCATCAAACAACATAATGAAGATGTTTTAgagtataaaagaagaaatgggttGGAATAA
- the LOC122217848 gene encoding protein MGARP isoform X1 yields MYLRRAVSKTLALPLRAPPGPAPLRKDASLRLMSSNKLPGSSGSNMIYYLVVGVTVSAGGYYTYKTVTSEQAKHTEHVTNLKEKTRAELHPLQGEKENRVEAEKASSEVPEASLVEVQEADAEDTPDATGAATREASARPGDLEDALVETDTVGAEAGAEVTNAAPSTVAEISTEMPSEVQNAALDEAVAISNDKGTTEKERSGETAELEEESPPAESESSAGDDLQEEASVGSEAASAQG; encoded by the exons ATGTATCTCCGCAGGGCGGTCTCCAAGACCCTGGCGCTGCCTCTGAGGGCGCCCCCCGGCCCCGCGCCGCTCCGGAAGGACG CATCTCTTCGCTTGATGTCGTCTAACAAATTGCCTGGATCATCTGGATCAAATATGATCTATTATCTGGTTGTAGGTGTCACAGTCAGTGCTGGTGGATATTAT ACTTACAAGACAGTCACATCAGAGCAAGCCAAACACACGGAACATgtaacaaatttgaaagaaaaaaccaGAGCAGAGTTACATCCACTCCAAG GTGAAAAAGAGAACCGTGTGGAAGCTGAGAAAGCAAGTTCAGAAGTCCCTGAAGCATCTTTAGTGGAAGTACAGGAGGCAGATGCAGAAGATACCCCGGATGCTACAGGTGCAGCCACGAGAGAGGCTTCAGCCCGTCCAGGTGATTTGGAGGACGCTCTGGTGGAGACAGACACGGTCGGTGCTGAAGCTGGGGCAGAGGTTACAAAtgcagcacccagcacagtggcAGAAATCAGCACTGAAATGCCCTCAGAGGTTCAGAATGCAGCTTTGGATGAAGCTGTTGCCATCAGTAATGATAAGGGGACAACAGAGAAGGAACGCTCTGGTGAAACTGCTGAACTGGAAGAAGAGAGTCCTCCAGCTGAGTCAGAATCCTCTGCTGGGGATGATTTACAGGAGGAAGCCAGTGTTGGTTCTGAGGCAGCCTCTGCTCAAGGCTGA
- the LOC122217848 gene encoding protein MGARP isoform X2 — protein MSSNKLPGSSGSNMIYYLVVGVTVSAGGYYTYKTVTSEQAKHTEHVTNLKEKTRAELHPLQGEKENRVEAEKASSEVPEASLVEVQEADAEDTPDATGAATREASARPGDLEDALVETDTVGAEAGAEVTNAAPSTVAEISTEMPSEVQNAALDEAVAISNDKGTTEKERSGETAELEEESPPAESESSAGDDLQEEASVGSEAASAQG, from the exons ATGTCGTCTAACAAATTGCCTGGATCATCTGGATCAAATATGATCTATTATCTGGTTGTAGGTGTCACAGTCAGTGCTGGTGGATATTAT ACTTACAAGACAGTCACATCAGAGCAAGCCAAACACACGGAACATgtaacaaatttgaaagaaaaaaccaGAGCAGAGTTACATCCACTCCAAG GTGAAAAAGAGAACCGTGTGGAAGCTGAGAAAGCAAGTTCAGAAGTCCCTGAAGCATCTTTAGTGGAAGTACAGGAGGCAGATGCAGAAGATACCCCGGATGCTACAGGTGCAGCCACGAGAGAGGCTTCAGCCCGTCCAGGTGATTTGGAGGACGCTCTGGTGGAGACAGACACGGTCGGTGCTGAAGCTGGGGCAGAGGTTACAAAtgcagcacccagcacagtggcAGAAATCAGCACTGAAATGCCCTCAGAGGTTCAGAATGCAGCTTTGGATGAAGCTGTTGCCATCAGTAATGATAAGGGGACAACAGAGAAGGAACGCTCTGGTGAAACTGCTGAACTGGAAGAAGAGAGTCCTCCAGCTGAGTCAGAATCCTCTGCTGGGGATGATTTACAGGAGGAAGCCAGTGTTGGTTCTGAGGCAGCCTCTGCTCAAGGCTGA